CCTGCATCTTGGCATGGCAGGCCGTGCAGTTTTCGTGCATATAGGCGACCCGCGTGCTCACGGCCTTCTTGTCCACTTCAAGGAAAACGTCCGGGGTATCTTCCAGGTGACAGGCAGAGCAGTCGTCCTTCATGGCGGCCACATGCTCGTCATGATTGAAGAAGACCTTGGGCATCTTGCTGGCGGTGATGCCGGTGTTCTGGAAGGGGATGTACTCCTCGGCCGTGGCGCCGGAGGGCAGGGCAAGGCCCAGCGTCAGCAGGCACGCGGCACACGCCATAACCATCT
This genomic window from uncultured Desulfovibrio sp. contains:
- a CDS encoding cytochrome c3 family protein; this translates as MACAACLLTLGLALPSGATAEEYIPFQNTGITASKMPKVFFNHDEHVAAMKDDCSACHLEDTPDVFLEVDKKAVSTRVAYMHENCTACHAKMQDGPRITECRSCHSAAIAAAQK